The genomic DNA GCAGGAGGCATGGGAAGGGGGGGGCCCATAGAGTACAGGGCAGTGACCCCCataggactccctgctgaatAAGGCAACACAGCAGGACTCGGGAGATTGTCTCCTTTTCTGGAGTAACATGAGAGGTTTCTCTCTCTGAGGCAGAGAGGAAGTGAAGATGTGGAGCCCCCGGAAGAGGGACACCCTAAAATGCTGGGCCTTTTGCCAGGCACTTCCAAACTTCTGGgcttgagaaatgaaaatgctattAAACTCTGAGTTTTAAAGGCCTTCCCAAGATGACATCAGGAATTGAAGGTTGGAAGCCGAGGTTTGGGGCAGAATGAAGAGCTCTCCCCCATTTAGAGATGCATACAAGCCAGTGtctctacctccctccctctctctctctctcccccccagaCCCCCTCATctcacacacgtgcacgcgcgcgcgcacacacacacacacacgctgccGCTAATCTCTGAAATTTCAGACCTCCTGGAAACAGCCATCACCGGGGAGAACGCCTCCAATGgcagaattccaggcagagggaaagctaGTAAGCAAACACTGACACACACCCTCGTTGCACGAATGTATCAGGGCCCATTTCCACTCCCAGGGAGCAACTACCAGCTATGAAAAGCAGTTTCTGCAAAGTGTCTTGAGTGCCTGAGGTATTTATAGACATTTCAGGGCATGAAAAACCCTTCAAGAGAAGGAAGGTGCCCCTACTCCTGCTTGACCAGCTCCAATGCCATGTCCCTGCCCCACCATTAAGACACTTTTGGAACCTTCAAGAAAACAAGGATTTGGAttttttggttcttgttttttatttttattttttttttaagattttatttatttatttgacagagatagagacagccagcgagagagggaacacaagcagggggagtgggagaggaagaagcaggctcatagcggaggagcctgatgtggggctcgatcccacaacgccgggatcacgccctgagccgaaggcaaacgcttaaccgctgtgccacccaggcgcccctggttcttgttttttaaatgatgtattacTTTTAGTGCACCGGGACAAATCAGTTTCAAAAGAAGCTATAATGTTGACTTTATTTCACCATGGAAAATCTGTGCTTGGAGGTAAGAATCATCTTATATTAAATGatcgaaataaataaataaatacaaataaataagaattgcTTCAAAAGGGCTTAAGGGGCTGTTGAAGAATCAGATGCAGATGTCTGCAGCCAGGACTTCCTCTTAATACCTTCTCAGCACtgtgggaggagagaaagggtgATGATGGCATCAGGTGGGAGACTGAGGCAGGATCTGAGCTTCCCCGCCCCAGGGGCCATCCCTGCCACCACCCTCCATCCTCAGCCCGTCTGGATGTTTCAGGTTTTGGAATAATCCCTCTCTCTGGAccttagtctcctcatctgtaagctGGGAATCCCAACCTCTGCCTTTTTGGCTATAGATATGTTAGGGGAAACCAGGAGGAAAATGTTTAGGACTCTTTCTGCTCCAAGGAGAGGCTGCCAGACAATGACTGGATTCCATCCTAAGGCGATTCTGCCCCTTTTGGTAAGAGAGGCAGGAGGTGGGTAGAAGGTGGGGTGGAGATTCATGGACAATGATGTCCACATTTAATATTTCCAGAAAAGCACTCCTTGGCCCTAAGGACTGTCAGCAAGAGAGAGTAATGTCCAAGTGTCCttttctcagagtgtggtccctggaGACAACAAACCCAGAAGTGGTTCCAATGGTGGAACCCACGGGAATGGGAGAGGGTGAGCCAAGTGTGGCAGGGAGGGGTCTTACCATTGCAGCCCAGGCCACTGAGGGAGCCGATCCGGTCCAGACTCCGGCCAAAGCAACCTGACCTGAGCATCATCTTGGGGCTGTGTCGTCTTCTCAGGGCCTGGAGGGCATTGTCACTGGGCGCAAGGGCCCCTGCAGGGGGTTTCTTCCTGGTCTCCCATGCTTCTTTGGGGCTGTGGTCCTGCTGGAGGGATCCCAGGGACAgctgctctgcctgcagctctgaaACTATGTCCCTCAGATGGTCCAGTAGCTCCTGCAACAGGTAAGGATAGCCTGAGCCTCAGGAACCCGCACCTGGGCAGAACTGCCCTCAATGGCACCCAAGTGAACCAACCGCCTTGGGTATGGAGTCCTGGCACCCAATCTCGTCACTTTCTGATTCACTTATCACTAATTCCCAAGAGATACTGAGACCTCTTGGGACAGTAGCTAAGGCCCTGTGAACTGCTGCTACCCATAGCCGCCTTAACGCAGGCTGCAGCGCTCACCTGCATTGCGGACAGTTCCAAGCCGGGGTTGGGGCTACCCAGCGGGTGGGAGCGACCTCCTAGTGGCGACAGATGCAAGAACAGGAGGAGCAGGAGGGCCCGGGGCAGCGCTGTCTGCGGGTCCATGTCGCTGGAGAGAAGTGGGGAAAGAGATTATCGCCGCGGCTGCTGCGCTGCGTCCCAGGCCACGTCTCACCTCTTCGTGGCACGCGGGCGCTCTCCTGGATCCCTCGGCAACGTCGGCCTTTTATTCCGCTCCTGGGGTTATCTCTGATTTATCGGCCCGCATTCCGGCCGGCTGAGCTCAGGGCGGGGGAATGCGCCCCTCCGCGCCTGCGACCATACTCGCcgggggtggaggctggggagagcAGGCCTTGTATAGAAATGGGCCTGGCCCGGGTGGGGCGGGAGCGCGCGGGGGACATCAACAGGTCCTTCGCCTCCCGCTTCCTCCTTTCCTGCAACACTCCTAgggcctttcctccccacccctaacCATTCCTGGAGAGGGCAGAGGCAACTCCAGCGCTCCGAGGCCCGACGCAAGTGCGGGGCGCATGGGGTGACTCAGAGCGAGAACAGCCCCAGCCGACACCCCACCACCGCAGCGCGTCTTCCCACCCGTCGCCTGCCTCTAACTCCGCACAAGCTTGGCTCTCCGCACTCTTCCCAGAGCCCTGACCGCTGTCCGTGGTGCTGATCGTTCTGAGCAAACCCAGCGCCAAGAGGTCTTGCTCTCCTCAACTCAGATCCAGCCAGAAAGACAGGCATGCAGTAGGGACGTctgagacccctccccaccctctcacaACTGCCTGTATTAGGATTCGCATTCTCCGATGTCATCTGATTAAAAGCCTGGGCATGACAAGGAACTTCTGGAATGCTGACCCTGCTTCCATCCCTTAAACGGTAGAGCTTGATTTGGCTGGAATTTTGAGAGGCAAGGCCCAGAGATGAAGTCACCCAGGAATGCCGTCTATCAAATCTCCTCCAGGTGCCAacacctcctctcccccaccaaaCCAACATAGGACAGAAAAAGCAAAGATGACGGGAAGATGGCTATCTATTTGGTGGGACCCTAGAAGTCTGAGGAGTGCTCCTCCCCAACGCCTTCTTCATCTGACCATCCATGACCTAATTCCCGTCAGCAGATGGTCTGGACCTCCTGTCTGCGATTACAAATGAGGCTGCAAAGAAAAATGGCCCTGGAAAGAGACACTGCAGATTAAATCCCCCCTAAAGCATGCATAACTGATGTCACCACCCCTCCCAGATGCCTTGTGTTGACAAGCAGCAGGATGAGATAATAAGATATGGGTGATAGAGAAGAGTCAGCAAGGGGCAGAAGGTGTGACCTCAAAGCAAATCTTTCCTTAAGAAAATAGCATCTCCCTGGAATTACAGAGAGTTGGGCTTTAATAATCCTGTTTGGTGCCTCATTATTATCTACACtctgtattccttttcttctaagcTGTGGACATTTGAAACGTTCAGTTCTTTCTCTAGCACCAGTCTGATCTGAGATAGGGAGTTTGAATGTGACAAAATAatcttaggtttttgttttgtcttgtttctttccaTCCAGATGCATCTGGATGCTTGTATTGTTCATTGTATATGTACTCTCTTGGTATTAAGAGATGATTTGAAAATGAGTTTATATTAAGGATTCCTCAGCAAAAACTTAGTAACTTATGTATTTCTTACAACGCCTTGAATCACATAAATGTGCATCGAAgagtataaaaaacaaacaaacaaactctagGATTGCTCATTGAATAAAAGTAAAGAGAGATAAATGgatttgttagaaaaaaaatgagagaaaaaattagtaaaagaGATGGAGAGCCAAACATTGTGTGGAGTGATTCAGTTTAAGAATGAGGTGAGAAGTGACCAGCTGCTGCTACTTTCCATTAAGTCATCTTGTGAGAGTAGTTTGAATTGTTGCTATGGACATCTGCTGAACATTATCAAAGACATGGGCTTGGGCCCAAATCTGTCTTTTACTGCAAACTTCTCCCCACTCTGACACGCTTTATGGGTATACTCTATGATAATCACGGAGCTAGAGCCTCTCAGGGAGGTCCCTATTTTGTAAGACCTAGGAGTTGCTCTAAGGAACAAAgagtcattttatttatgtatgtatatatgtatataccctGCACTTAAATGCAAAGATCTTTGGCTTAGTTGTTTAGATGTTAGTGATGGTTATTTGTCACAGATCAGGAAGAAATTTAGAACTCTCTGACCCAAACCTAGCTAAAAGCAACTATCGCACAAACACTGGAGCCTTGGGCTTCGTTATAGTCTATTCCAGTTCTCATAAGTAAGAAACTGTCTTATTAATGGACCTAAATCCTGTCCCTGCTTGCTAAGGCTGCTGTCATTCATTAGAATAGAGCCCTGACTTTGTGCGGTATCACTTCTTAGATATTTAACTGTTGTGCCTGGAAGCCAAACCCCGGCTATGAGTTNgcgtctgccttcggctcagggtgtgatcccggtgttatgggatcgagccccacatcaggctcctctgctatgagcctgcttcttcctctcccactccccctgcttgtgttccctctctcgctggctgtctctatgtctgtcgaataaataaataaaatctttaaaaaaaaaaaagaatagaaaaagaaaaaagaaaaaaaaagaaaatagaatctcCTGATATGTGAGAAAAATActgttactgtttttcatttttcaaacgaggaaactgaggtcagagGAATTAATCTGCTTTCTTAGTTGACTAGTGGTAAAGCTTGGGTCgcaacccaggcagtctgactccagaccTGATGCTCTTAATCACTGCCAGGGTGATTGCAAGGGGTTCctactaaagaaaaaattagattaaTCCACTGTCATCTCTGAAGGTACagaaagctgtgtgtgtgtgtacacacacatgtgccacagaaagaatatccaaagatTAAGTGTCAATGAAAGAGACAAGAAAATCCAATCCAGTGCAGAGCTGAGTCAGGGGATTAGAGGCTGCTGAGAACGTAGAGCCCCTAAAGCTGGATGGCAGAAGTGTTGGGAGCAAGACAGAGTCCATCAACCAGCACCTATTAAGAAACGACTCCGCATGTAACCTGAGCCTTGCTTTGctcttctgcaaaatggacaTATGTTCCCTCCTTTCAATGGCTACAAGGGAGAAAATGATGTCTGTGAAAGCTCATGGCATtatggaaagaaacaaagaattagGAATATAATTGCACTGAAGGAGATTGTGATCTCACTACGGAGACAGTCAGGCCAGGGGAAATAATTAAGCGCTAGGCATTCTGACAGAGCCTCCACTTGCCTCAGCAGAGGGGATTGTGGAAAGGATTCTAGGGAAGACACAGGACTGGATACATCCTCCAGGACCTTCTGTCCAGTGAAGAACAATATAGTATCAATTAATTCTCACACCAGATCGTCCCCACAAACA from Ailuropoda melanoleuca isolate Jingjing chromosome 11, ASM200744v2, whole genome shotgun sequence includes the following:
- the NPPB gene encoding natriuretic peptides B, which codes for MDPQTALPRALLLLLFLHLSPLGGRSHPLGSPNPGLELSAMQELLDHLRDIVSELQAEQLSLGSLQQDHSPKEAWETRKKPPAGALAPSDNALQALRRRHSPKMMLRSGCFGRSLDRIGSLSGLGCNVLRRY